ttacctctaattttatgtttatttgaaacatacctctttttatatgcattgtacccaaaatacccttacataagagaatcacatggagagtatcttgaagtaataggggtaaaattggtacaatgtttaaaaaaagaggtaaaaatgatagattttaaaaaagaaggtaaaaataaaagaggacaatataaaaagggtatagagtgtaatttcctcataGGAAATTCCCATCTCATCTGATGACTATTGtattatgattttattttaatataataattttcttattaaaaaaaaaaaagtgaaatagACTTTAGCGCCAaaactcaaaaataaataaaaaataaaaataacggCTAAAACGGTAATGGGTTCAGATAAGGCGCGAAACAGAGTAACCATTGGAAATGGATAACGAAACCGATTCCCAATGCTCTTCAACTCACTGAGTCAACTCGTTCCTCCGATGCAACTCCTTAACCTCCGATTCCGATTCCGATCACCACCACCTCCATTTCACCTCTTCTCCAGACCCCTCAAACCTTCCTCGTTCTCCTCCGTTGCTGCCACCGCCACTCTCTCACAGACTCTCCAATCGGAAACCCTAGAGCTTCTCGAATGGGGATCGCTCTGCAAACAGCTCTCGGTGTTTACATCGACATCAATGGGCTTCTCAACCGCACAGAACGCCAGAATTCCCTTTGGCCGGTCTCGGGAGGAGAGCCAGAAGCTTCTGGATCAAACCGTGGCCGCTACCAAGGTCGTGGAGGTTATGGGTTCTAAACCGTCTGATTTCTCGGCGATTGAGGATGTTTCCGAGATTTTGAATTCGGCAAGTTCTGGAGAATTGCTTACGATTAAGGAGATTTGTGAGATTAGGAGGACGCTTATGGCTGCTAGGGCTTTGTATGAGAAATTGGATGAATTGGCTTCGATTGATGATTGCAATGAGAGGTAATATTGGATTATGAATTATGATGATAACTTTCTAAGCTTATGAAATCGAAAATAATTATGAGTTTGGTGATATTTTCAGTTTAATCTGAGTGTAATGTTCCACCCAAACATTTAGATAGCTGCTAGTAATTAATTGTAGACCTTACTATTTCGAACTTTTGGATAAAATTTAaagttcaacttaatgatctttgaactgcataatcAAATATTTCTCTACTTCTATCAATTCgcattcgcaagatctttaacaacTTACATTAAAAACtcatgaaatttttaaattttttcaaatttctttgcataaggtaaataacTAGAGTTATTGTTTAAGAATTTAACGAGATGTTTGAATACTATAACTGAAAATTACACTATGTGATCATTTTGCAACCATAAATTTACATCCTGTAGTGTGAATTCAATGTGGCAATTTTGCTAATTTAACATTTTTCATGTTGTTAGTTTGACAAATATTTGGTTTGATTTTGTGGAAGATACTAAGAACTGAAATGCTTTCATTTCCGATTTATGATTGGGAGATTTGCGGCATAAGTATTTAATGTTTTGGGATTGTAACCAATTGGAACCATTGATTTTTATTAGCGGTAAAACTACCCGATGTTACTAAAAGTGTAATTTTATCCAATTTCGTTCCAAGAGATTCAGTTTGAGAGTTTGCACGTGTTTGGACATGATTAATACATATTTGTTAATACATGATTAAATGGGTATTAATCGTGTCCTTATATATGCTCATACAAACTCACAAATGGAACCTGTTGGGACGAAATTATACGAAATTATGTCGCTGCTAAAAAGAATCAATGGGTTTCTGCCGGTTACAAAGCCAAAACTTTGAGTAGTTATTGCTGCAAATATGATAAGAGCTGAATTTCTCTTTCGACTTAGTGGTTTAGCTTTTGAATATGATAGGCAAAAAAAcagagaattttgaaattttgattagaattgaattctaaatttttgtctaatttgaTTATAAATAGGTACTTGCCTCTTCTTGAACTGCTCCAGAATTGCAATTTACATGTGGAGTTGGTTAGAAAGATAGGATTTTGTATAGAATGCAATCTTTCGATCATACTTGATAGAGCTAGTGATGATTTAGAGATTATTAGatcagagagaaagagaaacatGGAAAAGTTAGAAGCTTTGTTAAAGGAAGTGTCATCTAAGATTTTTCAGGCTGGTGGCATTGACAGTCCATTAGTTACAAAACGTCGGAGTAGGATGTGTGTCGGGGTTAGGGCTTCCCATAGGCATTTGGTTCCAGGTGCTGTAGTTCTAGATGCTAGTAGTTCTGGTGCAACATATTTTGTGGAGCCTGGGGATATAGTCGACTTGAATAACATGGAGGTGAAGCTTTCGAGTGCTGAGAAAGCTGAGGAGATAGCCATCTTGAGTATGCTAACATCCGAGATAGCAAACTCGACAAGAGACATCGAGTATCTTTTGGATAAGGTTTTAGAAATTGATCTTGCTTTTGCTAGAGCCGGTCATGCTCTGTGGATCAATGGGGTATGCCCTACTTTTTCAGAATTTAGTAAGGACATAGATGATTCTGTTTCTGTGGATATTGATCAAATACAACATCCGTTGCTCCTCGAGTCTATGAGGAAACAAAGTTCTTTAGATGTTGTATTTGATACTCCTGTACCGATAGATGTCAAAGTCGGATATGGCACCAGAGTGGTTGTGATTTCGGGGCCAAATACTGGAGGGAAAACTGCTTCAATGAAGACTTTGGGTTTGGCTTCTCTTATGTCAAAAGCTGGAATGTTTCTTCCAGCTAAAAACCATCCGAAGCTTCCATGGTTTAATCTTGTTTTAGCAGATATTGGAGATCACCAGGTAGGAGTTTACCTCAATTATGGCAGATAAGTTATTGGTACTTTTTAAGTTTTCCATTATAGTCTGACATTAATTTTCCACTTGAAGTCTCTAGAACAAAATCTCTCAACTTTTAGTGGACACATATCGCGAATTCGTAACATCTTAGAAGTGACCTCAGAAGAATCACTTGTCCTGTTGGATGAAATCGGAGGTGGAACTGATCCTTCAGAAGGTTTGGCTCTTTCGGCCAGCATTTTGCAGTATCTCAAAGATCGTGTTAAATTAGCTGTTGTGACTACTCATTTTGCGGACTTAAGCCGTCTCAAAGAAAAGGATGACCGGTTTGAGAATGCAGCCATGGAATTTTCCCTGGAAACATTACGACCAACTTATCAGATCCTTTGGGGAAGTAGTGGCGATTCAAATGCATTAAATATTGCTAAAACTATCGGTTTTGATCAACGTGTCATTGAAAATGCCCGTAAATGGATGGAGAAGTTAGTTCCAGAGCAGCAGCAGAAGCGGAAAGGATTGCTGTATCAATCATTGATTGGAGAGAGGGGCCGACTCGAAGCACAGGCTAAAAGAGCTGCATCTCTACATTCGAAAGTCATTCAAATTTATAGCGAGGTACTATTTCTGGTTCATGAATTTTCTGCTTCTGCATTGTTTTTTCATTTGATTTCATTATCAAAGACTCTTACACTATGATTCTCATTAGATTGTAGAGCTGATTAGttgatataattaattacttttaaggCATGTTTACTTAAGGGTAATGAGAATCAATTGTATAGTATTGATTCCTGTATAATTGTTGACTAAATTTCGAAAATGGAGAAACTGGTGTGGCCCACAAAAATTAgggaaaaaataaagaaaaatattcttctttcatctttaTAAGGAATATCTTTCTCTTTCTTAACTtacattattttgttttatttttattaactaaaaataaaaaaacaaatataccctgcaaaaatctataaataaaaaataagtacaTGGTCTAATAATAACAATTTAGTCAAATTAAAGCATTATGATTATCTTTACTAGTtatacaaacaaaataaaataattctgAATTCCTTTTCAAATAGTTtagtaaataattatattttaaaccaATTAATTTCTTCCATTGATTATTCCCGATTCCAATTAAATCGATTCTCATGGGCCAATTTCTTGCATAAAGCTGTTGCAAGGATTTTATTTGGTTGTTTTTCTTGTTTATTTATGCACTCTTTTCCCCATATTTATCTGAAGATCCAAGATGAGGCTGAAGATCTTGATAGGAGGGAAAAAGCTTTGATGGTCAAGGAGACCTTACAGGTTCAAAAAGATgttgaaactgcaaaatcacaaATGGAAACTGTGCTGCAAGAATTCGAAAATCAACTCAGAACAGCCAGTCCTGACCAATTCAATAATCTGATCAAGAAATCAGAATCTTCCATTTCATCTATTCTTCAAGTTCACTGTCCTAGTTATGGTGAGGATAAAGAAAACACCGATTTTTATACACCAGAAGTTGGAGAGCAAGTTTATTTGACAGGACTCAGAGATAACATAGGCACTGTAGTTGAAGCTCCAGTTGATGATGAAACAATCCTAGTTCAATATGGTAAAATTAAGGTTCGGGTAAAGAAAAGTGACATTAGAGCTATGCCTAATCGTAACAAGAAAGCCACTACCAGTTCCACCCCACGAGTAAAGAAGCAGGTAATAAACTGGTGAACTTTTCATTGTTTATGGCTTTTAAATGTCTGGAAAGGGATTCAAATCGAAATCTGAATACATTGCTTTAAAATTATTGTAGCTTCAACAGAGCAGAGAATTCCAAACTCCAAGTGATAACAGCAAAGAAGGAGAGGTTTCTTATGGTGCAGCAGTGCAGACATCAAAGAACACAGTTGATCTACGTGGCATGCGGGTAGAGGAAGCTTCTTTCCATTTGGATATGGAAATCTCAGCTCGAGAACCAGGTTCTGTTCTCTTTATCATACATGGTATGGGCACCGGAGCTATCAAGGAGAATGCCATTGAGATTTTAAGAAACCATCCTCGAGTTGTTGATTATGAACAGGAAAGCTCCATGAACTATGGCTGTACAATTGCATACATAAATTAAAATCTCTGTTTCTATGTGTTCTGTCTTCATGCATATCAATCCGAAAACCCTTTTCAATATCGTCTTTCTGTATATTATGAAAAATTCGTTTGATTTTCACAAATTTGTTAGTTATAACAGTAAACAACTtcaaaatctttttgtaaagtagtcataaaaaaattgtttttaactTGTTGAGTTAAGCATTCATTTGTTGTTCACTGTTGCTTTAGTAAAACTCAGATGAATCTTATCACCTTCTTCTATTTTCCTCTGTTTTTTTTCTTGTATATTGTGTATAAATCTAATGGTCACTATCAAACTGCCAGTTTTTCTATCTCTAATTTCAATGACTCATACATAAGATTTCTTGTAACTGATATTCATCATGGTTGTTTAACTTTAGTCATAGCCTGCATACTCTctctctcatatatatatatatataaaatgtatatatcTTTCTTGAAAAGCATAATTTGACTGAATAAGACTAAAGGGAGATTGAACTAGAAGCCAAAATTGGTTTTTGCTTCTTTGGCACTATGCCTGCATCTTTTCCTTACCTTCTTTCTATCAAGGTACACGTTTCTCTCCTAACCAAAGCAATTTGCTTTACTTTTTACTTCTTTATTTAACATTTTCATACACACTTGTCTTGAGATCATCTTGAATTGTTTctgaaaaaacaagaaaaatgttagctgtttttgaaaaatcaatctctaaccCACCTGAAGAGCTGAGCTTGCCTTCATTGGGTTTAGAGAACTCCATGAACAGAGAAGAGATCTTGCAGACTTTTCGGTCATCTTCAACAGAGGTCACCGTTTACAATCTTACAAATGGGAATTTCATGGCTTTGTCTCATGATGACACTAGCTATTCTCACCCAAGGTACTGACTAAGTTGTATATTGTTTGTTATTCTTTCATTTTTATAGAATTAAATAGCTGATTATCTTGTTTTTATGTCAGGTCTATCGTTGTTTTGGACGATGTATTTTGCATTTTCATTGGAACTTTGGTGAACACTTCAGATCTCAGACGCCATTATGGGCTCCCGAGACAAGCAACAGAAGCCATAGTTGTGGTTGAAGCTTATAAGGTCTTGAGAGACAGAGCTCCATACCCGATTGATCAAGTCATCAAAGATCTCCAAGGAAACTTTGCTTTCGTTCTCTTTGATGCAAATTCCGGTACCCTTTTCATATCCAGGGTTAGTTCTAACTTCAACCATGTGAACtttcattaattattttcattcatattttctgcGAAACAAGATGCAGGATATCAAATGTATCGGGAATGTTGCTTTGCAAAGAAGAAActaaaaaaagtttatttttcttGACACCCTTTGTTAATAACTACAAACACTAATTAATGAATGTGATTAGGATCGTAATGGAAGTGTTGAACTTCATTGGGGATTGGCAGGTGATGGGTCTTTAGTCTTCTCCAACCATTCCAATATCATCAAAGAAGCTTGTAGCAAATCTTATGGGCCCTTTCCTCCAGGTAATTTCAACCAAATCTAAAATTCTATGTATATAATCAATaaggttaaaataaaaatatcattttgcACCTTATGTTTTTTAAGAGATAATGATCGAACCCTCTGTTTTGTTGAACGATATTTCGAACCAATAATtttagaaatgataaaacattatatcctattttcaaaaaatacaaaattcaaaTTGTCATTTCACAAAATATAGAGTTCAATCAGTAAATTTTGCTAAACATAGAATCCAAATCAGGAAGGTGTATGTATAGTGTTatacaatatattttacttactaatattatatatatatatatatgaatgaatGGCAATTCAGGGTGTATATTCAGAAATGGAAGTGGACTGTTAAGCTTtgatcatccattgaataaggTAAGAGCAATAACACACAAAGATGATGACTTTGAAAACATCTGTGGAGTGAGTTTTCAGGTGGACTTGTACACTCGAATCCCAAGCATTCCACGTTCCGGCAGTGCTTCTAACTGGGCCGATCAGGAATCACCACCACCGCATGATCACCACGATCACGATGATCAGATCGAATTAGACTTCATTTCTTAATCTTCTTTTCTATTATTATGTATTATCTAGTCTTCTGCTCAGTACTAGCTAGTGCTGATTTTATGAAGATTTGCACTAATATTGAAATAACACCAAAATATTATTGGCATAATTAAGCTTTTGAATCTTAAAATACAAAGTAGTAATAAGTTTTTAATAAAAcattattttttcattcataAAGTTAACCGATAAAGATTAAGATAACAATCGTAATGTATTTATTTAGTAtgaaaaattacatataaagCAACAACTGAAACAAAGTAACAAAACAAACCacatttattcttgattgtATATAGTTTCTTCTTCACCTCAACTAGTTGaacttaattattatcattGTTTCTTCCATCTTCATTTTTCATCTTCTTATCTTTGTCAAACGACTTGTCGTTAGATGAGCTAGTATTACTATCACTAGTTGGTTTCTTAGTGTTAGTTAGGTCACCAAAGGAATTAAGATTTTTTCCCAAATCGCACTTTTCTAGATTAGCTTTGCATTCAGCTAGTAATGGCACACATATTTGAGGAGAGGCATAGCTATTACCGCCCTCTATGATGGTGCCACCCTGAGAAGGAGCATAGCCATTACCGCCCCATATAGTGGCACCACCTTAAGGAGGAGCATAGCCGTTACCGCCCCATATGGTAGCGCCACCTTGAGGAGGAGCATAGCCATTACCGCTACCGCCCCATATGGTGACACCACCCTGAGGAGGAACATAGCCGTTACCACCCTGAGGAGGAGCATAGTCATTACCGCCCTCTATGGTGGCACCACCCTCAATGGTGGTACCATCGAAACCAATTCTGGTTCCAATAACAATTGGTGATTGCGGCAATGACATCACCGGAGGTATTGGTGGGATTGCTGGAATCGGTGGGATCGGAGGCATAGGTGGTATAGGCGGCATAGGCGGCATAGGTGGTTGAAATGGCATAGGTGGCAGTATATTTGAGATTTCTCCTGCGATGTTTACATCATTCGGCTTTATTAGAGCTGTTTGATCACTGTCATCATCACCACCACCATTGTGGTGATGATGGTGGTGGTGATGATGAGTCGAGATAGTAATAGTAGTTGTTGCGGGGTGATTATTACACGAGCCGAGCAAAGAATAAGTGATTGAAAGGCTATTGTGGTTGTGATGAGTAACAAGGCAAAGAAGGCTAAAGAAGTAGTACCACATTTTGCTGCATCCATAGTTTTATGTACTATGTTTTATAGTTTATGAAATGTATATGTAATGATTGATGATAAGCTTACTatagatatgtatatatgtgtgtatagaGTGATGATGATCATGAATATGAGAAGGAGGAGTTTGTTTTGGAAGGTTAAAACAAGAAGAGGGTTTCATGCATTTTCTCATATCATCTTATTTATGTGATGATTATTAAACAATACATAATACTTAAgtacaaaattaataatattaattattatttactttGAAAATTTTTAGGAAATTATATAagggagaaaaagaaaaattcttaTATTTGAGGAATTTTGAAAAGTAgtacaaaattttaaacaacAGTAATTGTGTACTTATGTTATTATTAGTACTGCCTAAAAATATTTCTCTTAGGGCTCGTTTAGTacgttgtattgtattgtattgtgttagattgtattagtattattcaATACAATATtatgtttggtattgacttgtTTTAATagattgtattatattgtattgtattatattaatattatttaatctgggtctgggtttcgggtcaggttcgggtttaggtcctgagttcgagttcaggtttgggtccgagtccggtccgagttcgggtccgagtttgggtttgggttcgggtcaaggTCGGGGTCAGGGTACAGGTTGGGGTCGGGATACGGGTCGGGGTCCGGGTCCAAGTcggggtccaggtccgggtttggggtcctgggtccgagtctgggtctcgGGTCTGTCTGGGGTCGAGGTCTAGGTCTcgagtccgggtccgggtccaggtacGAGTCGGGGTcagggttcaggtctgggtcagAGTCCAAGGTCCGGGGTTTGGGGTCCAGGTTCGGGGCCCGGgactgggttcgagtcccgatccaggtctgggtcccagGTCCAGATTGGAGATTGGTATTGACCCCGaatcctttgtaaatattataatacaagctaatacggatcatttgttatgtattaaataatacaacatacattgtatAAAACATttggtcgtaataattaatataatacatTATTTTATCCAAACATggtgttatttattattcaatacaATAAACCCTTATACGACGTACCAAACGAGCTCTTAGAGTAGTTCTTCATACGAATAACAAaaaatgttataattatttatgcacattttatatactttacagataaaataatacataaagttaaataaagtaaaataagaaATTGAAATATTTTGTTGAAATTGTTtgtttggaaattttaaataatagtaTATCCTTGATTATGAAATATCGATTGCTCATTGATCCTGTAAATTTAAATTGTGTGAAAATGACGTAAttgaagataaataaaatataaattttcctATGAGATTAATTGAGAATATAATGTGTATAATctatt
This region of Cannabis sativa cultivar Pink pepper isolate KNU-18-1 chromosome 7, ASM2916894v1, whole genome shotgun sequence genomic DNA includes:
- the LOC115697439 gene encoding uncharacterized protein LOC115697439 translates to MLFNSLSQLVPPMQLLNLRFRFRSPPPPFHLFSRPLKPSSFSSVAATATLSQTLQSETLELLEWGSLCKQLSVFTSTSMGFSTAQNARIPFGRSREESQKLLDQTVAATKVVEVMGSKPSDFSAIEDVSEILNSASSGELLTIKEICEIRRTLMAARALYEKLDELASIDDCNERYLPLLELLQNCNLHVELVRKIGFCIECNLSIILDRASDDLEIIRSERKRNMEKLEALLKEVSSKIFQAGGIDSPLVTKRRSRMCVGVRASHRHLVPGAVVLDASSSGATYFVEPGDIVDLNNMEVKLSSAEKAEEIAILSMLTSEIANSTRDIEYLLDKVLEIDLAFARAGHALWINGVCPTFSEFSKDIDDSVSVDIDQIQHPLLLESMRKQSSLDVVFDTPVPIDVKVGYGTRVVVISGPNTGGKTASMKTLGLASLMSKAGMFLPAKNHPKLPWFNLVLADIGDHQSLEQNLSTFSGHISRIRNILEVTSEESLVLLDEIGGGTDPSEGLALSASILQYLKDRVKLAVVTTHFADLSRLKEKDDRFENAAMEFSLETLRPTYQILWGSSGDSNALNIAKTIGFDQRVIENARKWMEKLVPEQQQKRKGLLYQSLIGERGRLEAQAKRAASLHSKVIQIYSEIQDEAEDLDRREKALMVKETLQVQKDVETAKSQMETVLQEFENQLRTASPDQFNNLIKKSESSISSILQVHCPSYGEDKENTDFYTPEVGEQVYLTGLRDNIGTVVEAPVDDETILVQYGKIKVRVKKSDIRAMPNRNKKATTSSTPRVKKQLQQSREFQTPSDNSKEGEVSYGAAVQTSKNTVDLRGMRVEEASFHLDMEISAREPGSVLFIIHGMGTGAIKENAIEILRNHPRVVDYEQESSMNYGCTIAYIN
- the LOC115697440 gene encoding stem-specific protein TSJT1; this translates as MLAVFEKSISNPPEELSLPSLGLENSMNREEILQTFRSSSTEVTVYNLTNGNFMALSHDDTSYSHPRSIVVLDDVFCIFIGTLVNTSDLRRHYGLPRQATEAIVVVEAYKVLRDRAPYPIDQVIKDLQGNFAFVLFDANSGTLFISRDRNGSVELHWGLAGDGSLVFSNHSNIIKEACSKSYGPFPPGCIFRNGSGLLSFDHPLNKVRAITHKDDDFENICGVSFQVDLYTRIPSIPRSGSASNWADQESPPPHDHHDHDDQIELDFIS
- the LOC133029186 gene encoding uncharacterized protein LOC133029186; this translates as MWYYFFSLLCLVTHHNHNSLSITYSLLGSCNNHPATTTITISTHHHHHHHHHNGGGDDDSDQTALIKPNDVNIAGEISNILPPMPFQPPMPPMPPIPPMPPIPPIPAIPPIPPVMSLPQSPIVIGTRIGFDGTTIEGGATIEGGNDYAPPQGGNGYVPPQGGVTIWGGSGNGYAPPQGGATIWGGNGYAPP